A portion of the Bacteroides faecium genome contains these proteins:
- a CDS encoding O-antigen ligase family protein, producing the protein MNKFLAVLLLAIMTLSQISLLPFSVLHYVVLGICVLYTLSCFGNFNRMTMMFILVGLLSIMMNDIPVFFKAGQRFLLWTALMIGCSALVGTWKAIRFRRVLLLNVCTVAVIMTMLSFLSYVGGFGVWTGGVGFWGVAFHGNILGLLGMLSTIFLTHLLLQKGLKRTERRKYNKKLSLILIVGLGASFIILLLASSRSALLCTAVGVLAYLKFYFGKKQGKYISVLMVCVVALVLAYPFLGEYTEGIENKMAYGVEKGSFTASRTALWATRIEEFKRNPILGVGSFAVDTTIYNSDKYFNPYDAVTGVVELGSSYLGVLSQNGLLGFLVFILLLWKGAKMGLRKVKSTGDPIDFLFFSLFIMILFHMNFEGYVNTSGQILTLILWLVIACNIDRTLPNDRTRTIKGLIYY; encoded by the coding sequence ATGAATAAGTTTTTAGCAGTATTGCTTTTGGCGATAATGACTTTATCACAAATTTCTTTGTTGCCATTTAGTGTATTACACTATGTCGTGTTAGGTATTTGTGTACTCTATACGTTGTCGTGTTTTGGCAATTTCAATAGGATGACAATGATGTTTATTCTTGTTGGTCTATTGAGTATTATGATGAATGATATCCCTGTATTTTTTAAAGCCGGGCAACGGTTTCTTCTTTGGACAGCTTTGATGATTGGTTGTTCAGCCTTGGTGGGTACATGGAAAGCTATACGTTTCCGTAGAGTTCTTTTGTTAAATGTATGTACTGTAGCTGTAATAATGACAATGTTATCTTTTCTGAGTTACGTTGGTGGTTTTGGTGTTTGGACTGGAGGAGTAGGCTTTTGGGGTGTTGCTTTTCACGGTAATATCTTAGGATTATTGGGAATGCTTAGTACCATTTTTTTGACTCACTTGCTGTTGCAGAAAGGATTGAAACGTACGGAACGAAGAAAGTATAATAAAAAACTTTCGTTGATTTTAATAGTTGGTCTGGGAGCTAGTTTTATTATCTTATTATTGGCTTCATCAAGAAGTGCGCTTCTGTGTACAGCTGTGGGAGTCCTTGCCTACCTTAAATTCTATTTTGGTAAAAAACAAGGTAAATATATCTCAGTGTTGATGGTATGTGTTGTAGCTCTTGTACTGGCTTATCCATTCTTAGGTGAGTATACAGAAGGCATTGAGAATAAGATGGCGTATGGTGTGGAAAAAGGTAGCTTTACAGCAAGTAGGACCGCGCTATGGGCTACTCGCATTGAAGAATTTAAACGTAATCCGATATTGGGTGTCGGATCATTTGCTGTAGATACCACAATCTATAATAGTGATAAATATTTCAATCCTTATGATGCAGTAACAGGTGTTGTTGAATTAGGATCTTCTTATTTGGGAGTACTTTCTCAAAATGGTCTATTAGGTTTTCTTGTATTTATCCTATTATTATGGAAAGGTGCTAAAATGGGATTGCGAAAGGTAAAGTCTACGGGTGATCCAATTGATTTTTTATTCTTTTCGTTATTTATTATGATATTATTTCATATGAATTTTGAAGGTTATGTTAATACTTCAGGTCAAATATTGACGCTTATTTTATGGCTAGTTATAGCCTGTAATATCGATCGTACCTTACCTAACGATAGAACTCGAACTATTAAAGGCCTTATTTATTATTGA
- a CDS encoding acyltransferase family protein — MDLKYTTALKGLAIFLIVMGHTIYFMNPSIQTGPIREIGVAIFLMLSGYGVNGTNI, encoded by the coding sequence ATGGATTTAAAATATACAACAGCTCTGAAAGGTCTGGCGATCTTTCTTATTGTGATGGGACATACCATTTATTTTATGAATCCTTCTATTCAGACTGGCCCAATTCGTGAAATAGGTGTAGCTATTTTCTTGATGTTGAGTGGCTATGGAGTAAATGGCACTAATATATAA
- a CDS encoding glycosyltransferase: protein MKNILIYSPREINTSMGGVERVTDALARLLIKHGYSVTYLVKDRTSDNPYTTVTEEIHLTDNKKERKNQILTVLREKHIDVIINQFGFFSFLPRKKVPKNIKVISVIHDSYYAMYKTLPFGKLRLMKWKWVISRMLKTVYQDSDKIILFSKKFIPEYQFFTRNNDSSKFVIIPNFNAYEKTEILPKEKTVLFVGRMQIIHKKADYLLNIWKRVFNEHPDWNLKIVGDGDDRIYLEEMACELGLQNYSFEGIQNPISYYQRGSILCMTSSFESFGMVLTEAMQHKVVPMAFNSYSIASEIIETGVDGFLIEPFDLDAYAAKLSLLMKDVELRNAMAEKAYCSVQKFSPKVIGERWVNLLDNIDQQ, encoded by the coding sequence ATGAAAAATATTCTTATTTACTCGCCAAGAGAGATTAACACCTCTATGGGCGGTGTTGAACGTGTAACTGATGCTTTGGCTCGATTACTTATTAAACATGGTTATTCCGTTACTTATTTAGTGAAAGATAGAACTTCAGACAATCCTTACACAACGGTTACTGAAGAGATACATCTAACTGATAATAAGAAAGAACGTAAGAATCAAATTTTGACTGTTTTGCGAGAGAAGCATATTGATGTTATCATAAATCAGTTTGGCTTCTTTTCATTTCTCCCTCGAAAAAAAGTGCCTAAAAACATTAAGGTGATTTCGGTGATTCATGATTCTTATTATGCTATGTACAAGACTTTACCTTTTGGTAAATTGAGACTGATGAAATGGAAGTGGGTAATCAGTAGAATGCTTAAAACTGTATATCAGGATAGTGATAAGATAATTCTTTTCTCTAAGAAATTTATACCAGAGTACCAGTTTTTCACTCGAAACAATGATTCTTCTAAATTTGTAATAATCCCCAATTTTAATGCTTATGAAAAGACGGAGATACTACCAAAAGAGAAGACTGTACTTTTTGTAGGGCGGATGCAAATCATCCACAAAAAAGCTGACTATTTGCTAAATATCTGGAAACGGGTGTTTAATGAGCACCCGGATTGGAATTTGAAGATTGTGGGTGATGGTGATGATCGTATCTATCTGGAAGAGATGGCCTGTGAGTTAGGTTTACAGAACTATTCATTTGAAGGGATACAAAATCCTATTTCTTATTATCAACGCGGCTCTATTTTGTGTATGACTTCCTCTTTTGAAAGTTTTGGTATGGTGCTTACAGAGGCCATGCAGCATAAAGTAGTTCCGATGGCTTTCAATAGCTATTCAATAGCATCTGAAATCATAGAGACCGGGGTGGATGGCTTTTTGATTGAGCCTTTCGACTTAGATGCTTATGCAGCCAAATTGTCTTTGCTGATGAAAGACGTAGAGCTTCGTAATGCAATGGCCGAAAAAGCCTATTGTTCTGTTCAGAAATTCTCGCCAAAGGTTATTGGAGAAAGATGGGTGAATTTATTAGATAACATAGATCAACAATAG
- a CDS encoding glycosyltransferase, protein MDYIVITPFFPTQKSFRGSFIYDQIKAIVYTHRYKNIYVFKPGSEDDEYTFDGINVYTFKAKYLPANFIVNFYAKRNIRSFLHRIEQVGVDLSKVGIAHAHVSYNAMYALVLKEANPTIKTLLQHHDLDPYNIILSDKSNYRWNLRMNCSWLVGLFSKIDCHVGVSEHVLETVRLFPNVSKDIVYQKYIDRAEKVKGLPHPRIKSECLLYNGVNTSIFYQDSHITHDGFVVGCIANFTELKDQITLIKAAELLRNEYIKFVLIGSGPYLHTCQTYVEAHGLSNILEFRHEVKHEELRDFYNSLDLFVLPSFFEGLGCVFTEAYACGVPFMACKGQAICEYLLEKDATQWTFPVGDYEQLAALIKQYMHHQYEQHLVHEYDINKLIPAFLNEVSKLSD, encoded by the coding sequence ATGGATTATATTGTTATAACTCCTTTTTTTCCTACCCAAAAAAGTTTTAGAGGCTCTTTTATTTATGACCAAATAAAAGCCATAGTGTATACACATAGATATAAAAATATCTATGTGTTTAAACCTGGATCTGAAGATGATGAATACACTTTCGATGGTATAAATGTATATACTTTTAAGGCTAAATATCTGCCAGCTAACTTTATTGTTAATTTTTATGCGAAGAGAAATATTCGTTCTTTTCTGCATCGCATAGAGCAAGTTGGAGTTGACTTAAGCAAGGTTGGCATAGCGCATGCACATGTTTCTTATAATGCTATGTATGCTTTAGTTTTGAAAGAAGCCAATCCTACAATCAAGACTTTGTTGCAACATCATGATTTGGATCCTTATAATATCATTTTAAGTGATAAATCGAACTATCGTTGGAATTTAAGGATGAATTGCAGCTGGCTGGTGGGATTGTTCTCTAAGATTGATTGTCATGTTGGAGTAAGTGAGCATGTGCTTGAAACAGTTCGTCTATTTCCCAATGTATCTAAAGATATTGTGTATCAAAAATATATTGATAGAGCCGAAAAGGTAAAAGGGTTGCCACATCCAAGGATTAAAAGCGAATGCTTGCTCTATAATGGAGTGAATACATCAATCTTTTACCAAGATTCTCATATTACTCATGATGGATTTGTTGTAGGGTGTATTGCTAACTTTACAGAACTAAAGGATCAGATTACTTTGATTAAAGCGGCAGAGTTGCTTCGAAATGAATATATCAAGTTTGTCCTGATAGGTAGCGGTCCTTATTTACATACTTGTCAGACATATGTCGAGGCGCATGGATTAAGTAATATCTTAGAATTCCGTCATGAGGTGAAACACGAAGAGTTGCGCGATTTTTACAACAGCCTTGATTTATTTGTTTTGCCGTCTTTCTTTGAAGGACTAGGCTGTGTATTTACTGAGGCTTATGCCTGTGGAGTGCCATTTATGGCTTGTAAAGGTCAGGCCATTTGTGAGTATCTACTGGAAAAAGATGCTACACAATGGACATTCCCTGTAGGGGATTATGAACAATTGGCAGCTTTAATAAAGCAATATATGCATCATCAATATGAGCAGCATCTGGTTCATGAATATGATATAAACAAATTGATACCAGCGTTTCTGAATGAGGTTTCTAAACTATCAGATTAA
- a CDS encoding glycosyltransferase has translation MNLIFLQNCVSPHQMPYIKELPAITEVDRVVVVSPRVDYDDRKLMGWQASSLLDVEGVEFVIAPSLEQVAVLYDSCKGTETHCFFLGINAFKEIVAWMKFSLKYPFKRGMITEPPLLYNHPLWQHKLRFALKDWRYVKYFNQVLVMGDGFVPYYEKWSKHWKVSPFIYCTEWKERSLPIPTSEQLKVLFVGSLSDRKNVASAFEVLSQKAKLEIGIVGDGEQRATIEQMILNAKAKVVMYGMQPMKMIPEIMQEYDVLILPSKHDGWGAVVNEALTLGLYVICSNHCGASYLLKEEQQGKVFSLETADSLNNVISTCIAKRDWIRTTADVRIAWSKEHISGKAVAKYFMQQIVNR, from the coding sequence ATGAATTTAATTTTCTTACAGAATTGCGTCAGTCCGCATCAGATGCCTTATATCAAGGAGCTACCTGCCATAACTGAAGTGGATAGAGTAGTTGTGGTATCGCCTCGTGTGGACTATGACGACCGAAAGCTGATGGGGTGGCAGGCTTCTTCTCTACTCGATGTTGAGGGGGTGGAGTTTGTTATTGCTCCTTCTTTAGAACAGGTAGCTGTACTATATGACTCATGTAAAGGGACGGAAACTCATTGTTTTTTTTTAGGTATTAATGCTTTCAAGGAGATTGTGGCTTGGATGAAGTTCTCTTTGAAGTATCCTTTCAAGCGGGGAATGATTACGGAGCCTCCGTTGCTCTATAATCATCCATTGTGGCAACATAAGCTGAGATTTGCATTGAAAGACTGGCGCTATGTGAAATATTTCAATCAAGTATTGGTGATGGGTGATGGATTTGTGCCTTACTACGAAAAGTGGAGCAAGCATTGGAAGGTGTCGCCTTTTATCTATTGCACGGAGTGGAAAGAACGCTCCTTGCCAATTCCTACTTCTGAGCAGCTCAAGGTACTTTTTGTGGGTAGTTTGAGTGATAGAAAGAATGTAGCTTCGGCTTTTGAGGTGTTGAGTCAAAAGGCTAAACTTGAAATAGGTATCGTGGGTGATGGGGAACAACGTGCCACCATTGAACAAATGATACTGAATGCAAAGGCTAAGGTGGTGATGTATGGTATGCAGCCGATGAAGATGATTCCGGAAATCATGCAGGAGTATGATGTGCTGATTCTTCCTTCGAAACATGATGGCTGGGGTGCAGTGGTGAATGAGGCGCTGACGTTAGGGCTTTATGTCATTTGTAGTAATCATTGTGGTGCTTCGTATTTACTTAAAGAGGAGCAACAAGGTAAAGTGTTCAGTTTAGAGACTGCTGACAGTTTGAATAACGTGATAAGTACTTGTATAGCTAAGCGTGATTGGATTAGGACAACGGCAGATGTACGCATTGCATGGAGCAAAGAACATATATCAGGTAAAGCAGTAGCGAAATACTTTATGCAACAAATAGTAAATAGATAG
- a CDS encoding glycosyltransferase, whose translation MKIIHYIPSIDRTSGGVGAYIQLLAKELGNLVELHVVTHRSPNMLEIPNAELHFIVGGIKQIGQMKREWCALLDMLHPNLVHENCCWMPGSALTQKWAQAKGYKVILTPHGMLEPWIMKRHYWTKKVPALLIYQKAAVVNANHLHATAGSEKVNLLRLGYNDRITVIANGIDVESIVMKKAWKRNKEILFLSRVHVKKGIDFLIEAVAQLKVEMQDYTVRIAGEGDVAYIEELKQLAASCGVGAMIHFEGGVYGDRKWELFRQADLFVLPTHSENFGIVVAEALASGIPVITTKGTPWDELESEHCGWWTEVGTKPTVNALREFLALKEAELEVMGCNGRKLVEKKYSAQKVAEEMVEMYKTMVS comes from the coding sequence GTGAAGATAATACATTATATTCCTTCCATTGACCGCACCTCAGGTGGGGTGGGGGCATACATCCAATTGCTAGCCAAAGAACTTGGCAATCTTGTCGAGCTGCATGTAGTGACACACCGGTCGCCCAATATGCTCGAAATTCCGAATGCGGAGCTGCACTTTATCGTCGGAGGCATTAAGCAAATAGGACAGATGAAGCGTGAGTGGTGTGCGTTACTGGATATGCTGCATCCCAATCTAGTGCATGAAAACTGTTGCTGGATGCCGGGGAGTGCTCTTACACAAAAGTGGGCACAGGCTAAAGGTTACAAGGTAATCTTAACTCCGCACGGTATGTTGGAGCCATGGATTATGAAGCGGCATTACTGGACGAAGAAAGTACCAGCTTTGTTGATCTACCAAAAGGCGGCGGTTGTAAATGCTAACCACTTGCATGCCACGGCCGGGAGCGAGAAAGTGAACTTACTCCGATTGGGTTATAACGACCGGATCACCGTCATCGCCAATGGCATTGATGTGGAGAGTATCGTGATGAAGAAAGCATGGAAACGTAACAAAGAAATTCTTTTTTTAAGTCGTGTACATGTGAAGAAAGGAATCGATTTCTTGATTGAGGCAGTGGCACAACTGAAAGTGGAGATGCAGGACTATACAGTTCGCATAGCCGGTGAAGGGGATGTTGCTTATATTGAAGAATTGAAGCAACTTGCTGCCAGCTGTGGTGTAGGTGCTATGATTCATTTCGAGGGTGGTGTATATGGTGATCGCAAATGGGAGCTCTTCCGGCAGGCAGATCTCTTCGTCTTACCTACCCACAGTGAGAACTTTGGCATTGTGGTGGCGGAGGCGTTAGCAAGCGGCATACCGGTCATAACCACGAAAGGTACACCTTGGGATGAGTTGGAGAGTGAACATTGCGGTTGGTGGACGGAAGTGGGCACGAAACCTACAGTAAACGCACTGCGTGAGTTCTTGGCTCTGAAAGAAGCAGAACTGGAGGTGATGGGGTGTAATGGTCGTAAACTTGTGGAGAAGAAGTATTCTGCTCAGAAAGTGGCGGAGGAGATGGTAGAAATGTATAAAACAATGGTGTCATGA
- a CDS encoding acyltransferase family protein, translating into MAQVRKDYIDIAKGFTILWVVWMHMELPSYLFASVQMPVFFFLSGALWSEKKELMPLLRSRLRTLLVPAVYFTILSFVLIGWRDDKDFASASFLMKLDLAQKGSITWFLVALFLFNMIQYVIDKYRLKWYYLGWAILVYPIGSYFYAKGYYTVVPLFPLAHILVFQIYFVLGVYIGRNTLNMIEYPLINGRNLVIFSIITIVLVHLIPWQTGFLKHISFFV; encoded by the coding sequence ATGGCACAAGTTCGAAAAGATTATATTGACATAGCGAAAGGGTTTACTATATTGTGGGTGGTATGGATGCATATGGAACTACCCAGCTATCTTTTTGCTTCGGTGCAGATGCCGGTGTTCTTCTTTTTGTCTGGAGCATTGTGGAGTGAAAAGAAGGAGTTAATGCCTCTATTGCGTTCAAGATTGCGCACACTTTTAGTGCCTGCCGTATACTTTACTATATTGTCTTTCGTTTTGATAGGATGGAGAGATGATAAGGATTTTGCTTCGGCTTCTTTCTTGATGAAGTTGGACTTAGCACAAAAAGGGAGTATTACTTGGTTTTTAGTGGCACTATTCCTATTCAATATGATTCAATATGTGATAGATAAGTATCGACTAAAGTGGTACTATTTGGGATGGGCAATATTGGTTTACCCTATAGGCTCTTATTTTTATGCAAAGGGATATTATACGGTTGTTCCTTTGTTCCCTTTGGCCCACATCTTAGTTTTCCAAATCTATTTTGTTTTGGGTGTATACATAGGACGAAATACCTTAAATATGATAGAATATCCATTAATAAATGGGAGGAATTTAGTAATATTTAGTATTATAACCATTGTACTGGTCCATCTGATTCCTTGGCAAACTGGATTTCTTAAACACATCTCTTTCTTTGTATGA
- a CDS encoding glycosyltransferase, which translates to MMKNILFVIGKYPNYGGTEKVTTVLANNFTSMGCNVHIASFEQPHPESREELAPAIKLHYLEYPVSNRKNIEVLAHIIRNSQIDIIFNQWCLPFSTTRMINKARKGTDCKLLSVLHGVPDKSKTVILAEDAVKAASNGITKSIAKLKLIVYHVVIKQSIRYVYKHSDRYIVLSKGFIQAFRDYTGLKHTPKLLSIGNPITIPTDFENDYISGKKKQILYVGRMDMENKRVNRIIEAWEVLYQEYSDWKLVLVGDGPHKKQLEKYVKEHGIGSVAFTGFVKEEPTEYYKQSSVLMLTSDLEGFGLVIVEGMSYGVIPVIYGSYVSVYDIIDNSKNGFITSMPYSKEKTVKCLKALMDDDGKRQEIAGNALQKSKDYLIENIMKQWYSLFKSL; encoded by the coding sequence ATGATGAAAAATATACTATTTGTTATTGGTAAATACCCTAATTATGGTGGTACAGAGAAGGTAACGACTGTATTGGCTAACAACTTTACGAGCATGGGATGTAATGTACATATTGCATCGTTTGAACAACCACATCCTGAATCAAGGGAAGAGCTTGCTCCAGCAATAAAATTGCATTACTTGGAATATCCTGTAAGTAACAGAAAGAATATAGAGGTTTTAGCACATATTATCAGAAACTCTCAAATTGACATTATTTTTAATCAATGGTGTTTGCCTTTCTCTACGACTCGTATGATTAACAAAGCTCGCAAGGGGACGGATTGCAAATTGCTTTCTGTATTGCATGGCGTGCCCGACAAAAGTAAGACAGTGATTCTAGCAGAAGATGCGGTGAAAGCGGCATCGAATGGAATAACCAAATCAATAGCAAAACTAAAATTAATTGTTTATCATGTGGTGATAAAGCAAAGTATACGGTATGTGTATAAACATAGTGACCGATATATAGTACTCTCGAAAGGGTTTATACAAGCTTTTCGTGATTATACTGGACTAAAACACACGCCTAAATTGCTTTCTATTGGTAATCCGATTACCATTCCTACAGATTTTGAAAATGATTATATCAGCGGTAAGAAGAAGCAAATTCTGTATGTAGGTCGGATGGATATGGAGAATAAGCGGGTAAACCGTATTATCGAGGCTTGGGAAGTTCTCTATCAAGAATATTCCGATTGGAAATTGGTGTTGGTAGGTGATGGCCCCCATAAAAAACAGTTGGAAAAGTATGTGAAAGAACATGGCATAGGGAGTGTTGCCTTTACCGGCTTCGTCAAGGAAGAGCCTACGGAATACTACAAGCAATCATCGGTACTAATGCTGACATCCGATCTCGAAGGGTTTGGTTTGGTTATCGTGGAGGGTATGAGCTATGGTGTGATTCCTGTAATTTATGGTAGCTATGTGTCGGTATATGACATTATTGATAACAGTAAAAATGGTTTTATCACTTCCATGCCATACTCGAAAGAGAAGACGGTGAAGTGTTTGAAAGCACTAATGGATGATGACGGTAAACGGCAAGAGATAGCTGGCAATGCACTTCAAAAGTCGAAAGATTATCTGATTGAGAACATAATGAAACAATGGTATTCACTTTTTAAGTCGCTATAA
- a CDS encoding putative colanic acid biosynthesis acetyltransferase has translation MNLNQYTEKKEYRWKQLFWRFINHTLFRCIPGVKLYRVRNSILKLFGADIEWHCMIYPSCTIWAPWNLKVGKYTCIGPNTTIYNKDKIEIGSNSVVSQGTYLCTASHDTSDPMMALVTRPITLGDRVWVASDCFIGPGVTLCDGVVCAARAVVVKDVEAWTIVGGNPAKFLKKRILKDKNN, from the coding sequence ATGAATTTAAATCAATATACCGAGAAAAAAGAATATCGTTGGAAGCAACTTTTTTGGCGTTTTATTAATCATACTTTATTTCGTTGTATACCAGGCGTAAAACTGTATCGGGTACGAAACTCTATACTCAAATTGTTTGGTGCTGATATCGAATGGCATTGTATGATTTATCCTTCGTGCACCATTTGGGCACCTTGGAATCTCAAGGTGGGTAAATACACTTGTATTGGTCCGAATACGACCATTTATAATAAGGATAAAATCGAAATAGGTAGCAATTCTGTGGTTTCGCAAGGAACTTATCTCTGCACAGCTTCGCATGACACGTCCGATCCTATGATGGCTCTTGTCACTAGGCCTATTACATTAGGAGATAGAGTATGGGTCGCTTCTGATTGTTTTATTGGACCGGGTGTTACTTTATGCGATGGGGTGGTATGTGCGGCAAGAGCAGTTGTTGTAAAAGACGTGGAGGCTTGGACGATAGTAGGCGGTAATCCTGCTAAGTTCCTTAAAAAGAGAATATTAAAGGATAAAAACAATTAG
- a CDS encoding acyltransferase family protein, whose translation MIQSFMLISILFVTTIISVYFSKIPSERVKIFNIYLTNAYRGVAILMVVIQHCAGEFGTNLFTPFGGIGVAIFLILSGFGLSESFKKKGINGFVTKKLWRVWLPYFLFYVVVYLLHEKCDYKLFFLNVFSIRQDDYWYVHYMLRCYLVFWGAYRFAYKYRWWILAAFSCYTFFGMGMIRAEQCLSFPLGILLSEKYSVLEHASRGGMMKWALALIVFGIICLAVKQLPEIRAYMGTYLYSAVELGIKLPLGLGVMILLWLLPTPWVMNPFLVLCGILSYELYLVHMQLLGSVQSFVSASMIILISLLLAYSMSVVTKRLQNNILK comes from the coding sequence ATGATTCAATCTTTTATGTTGATAAGCATTCTCTTTGTCACAACTATTATTTCTGTCTACTTTTCCAAAATCCCATCGGAAAGGGTGAAAATATTCAATATTTATCTAACGAACGCTTATAGAGGAGTAGCCATCTTAATGGTAGTGATTCAACATTGTGCAGGAGAATTTGGTACGAATCTGTTTACACCTTTTGGAGGTATCGGTGTAGCTATTTTTTTGATACTTTCAGGTTTTGGTCTTAGCGAATCTTTTAAGAAAAAAGGAATCAACGGATTTGTGACCAAGAAGTTGTGGAGGGTATGGTTGCCTTACTTTCTTTTTTATGTAGTGGTGTATCTCCTGCACGAAAAGTGTGATTATAAACTCTTTTTTTTAAATGTGTTCAGCATTAGACAGGATGATTATTGGTATGTACATTACATGTTGCGTTGCTATTTGGTGTTCTGGGGTGCATATCGTTTTGCGTATAAATACCGCTGGTGGATATTGGCAGCCTTTTCTTGTTATACCTTCTTCGGAATGGGGATGATACGAGCAGAACAATGTTTGAGTTTTCCTTTAGGAATACTTCTTTCAGAGAAGTATTCTGTGCTAGAGCATGCTTCTAGGGGAGGAATGATGAAATGGGCTCTGGCTTTGATAGTCTTTGGCATCATTTGCTTGGCTGTAAAACAACTTCCTGAAATTCGTGCTTATATGGGTACCTATCTTTACAGTGCTGTGGAGCTTGGTATTAAGTTACCTTTGGGACTGGGAGTAATGATTCTTCTATGGCTTCTGCCTACACCATGGGTTATGAATCCTTTTCTAGTTCTTTGTGGTATATTATCCTATGAACTTTATTTGGTTCATATGCAACTGTTGGGCTCGGTACAGAGTTTTGTTTCTGCTTCGATGATTATCTTGATTAGTTTGCTTTTGGCCTATTCGATGTCGGTAGTAACCAAACGTTTACAAAATAATATTTTAAAATAA
- a CDS encoding acyltransferase family protein yields the protein MQHLFWLDAMKGVAMFLVVLSHAEHVPLWLECFFTPFFLTSFFFASGYLFQNPDKPFLLKLKIVRLIESLLIPYLIYWIASFVVAELFKGETVIAILTHWMESFVEGKKLWFISCLLCAELLMIACLSVSRNAKVILCSGVFSLLVWKLTPLSLPGERAWCINIAFVAYFFMTLGYSFRKYESMFSFVLRNKYVISMIGTIYFTLVALDYAWVHNNVVFALNIFSDIYFFVLSSIMALACLYIVYNKIPSYRFITYLGSNSLLIYFFHKQVLDFLKRINVHYLGFLPDSIIFLWEAVGVIVILIVPIVIVNRYIPILSGKSKWLSKLVCHQ from the coding sequence ATGCAGCATTTATTTTGGTTAGATGCCATGAAAGGAGTGGCTATGTTCTTAGTAGTGTTATCACATGCTGAACATGTTCCTTTATGGTTGGAGTGTTTTTTTACACCTTTTTTTCTTACTTCATTTTTCTTTGCTTCGGGCTATCTTTTTCAAAATCCAGATAAACCATTCCTGTTGAAGCTAAAGATTGTAAGGCTTATTGAAAGTTTGCTCATTCCATACTTAATCTATTGGATAGCTTCGTTTGTTGTAGCTGAACTCTTTAAAGGCGAAACTGTGATAGCAATACTTACTCATTGGATGGAATCATTTGTTGAGGGTAAAAAGTTATGGTTTATATCTTGCTTGCTTTGTGCTGAATTGTTGATGATAGCTTGTTTAAGTGTTTCGCGCAATGCAAAGGTTATTTTATGCAGCGGAGTATTTTCATTGCTGGTATGGAAGTTAACCCCGCTATCGCTTCCTGGTGAACGGGCATGGTGTATCAACATTGCTTTTGTAGCTTATTTTTTTATGACTTTAGGATATTCATTCCGAAAGTATGAATCGATGTTCTCATTTGTCTTGAGGAATAAATATGTAATTAGTATGATAGGCACCATATATTTTACATTAGTGGCATTAGATTATGCTTGGGTGCACAATAATGTGGTATTTGCTTTAAATATCTTTTCTGATATCTACTTCTTTGTGTTAAGTTCTATAATGGCTTTGGCTTGTTTGTATATCGTATATAATAAGATTCCTTCATATCGTTTTATAACTTATTTAGGGTCTAATAGCTTACTTATTTATTTCTTTCACAAGCAAGTGTTGGATTTCTTAAAGCGGATAAATGTCCATTATCTTGGATTTCTTCCCGATTCAATAATATTCTTATGGGAAGCTGTAGGGGTAATTGTAATTTTGATTGTACCAATTGTTATTGTAAATCGTTATATACCAATCTTGAGTGGTAAATCCAAATGGCTTAGTAAGTTAGTTTGTCATCAATGA